In the Solanum pennellii chromosome 5, SPENNV200 genome, one interval contains:
- the LOC107018809 gene encoding uncharacterized protein LOC107018809, which translates to MDGYQYPYYQTPPPPVPPPPPGTTLHALPPVVVQPLPIPQYHQPHHPSAPPLYPQDSHEDVRTLFIAGLPEDVKPREIYNLFREFAGYESSHLRSQTSSNSQRMNNWRTKGLRRGGVAARGNQNPPQAPAEGVAIPVNPAGLIDAEVRASLAQMAQAITMQAHAMTAQVNRQNARREIPPVCSMADRLRDFTRMNPPIFTGAKTSEDPQEFVDEVHKILVAMGATDIEKVELASYQLKDVAQTWCKMWQDSRVLGRVPVTWELFKTTFLERFFPREMREAKLEEFINLKQGSMTVREYSLKFVKLSRYVTFPNI; encoded by the exons ATGGACGGCTATCAATACCCTTATTATCAAACTCCACCACCACCAGTCCCTCCGCCGCCGCCTGGCACCACACTTCACGCGCTGCCGCCGGTGGTGGTCCAACCACTTCCTATTCCGCAATACCATCAGCCCCACCATCCATCCGCCCCTCCTCTTTATCCTCAGGATTCGCACGAAGATGTTCGAACTCTCTTCATTGCTGGGCTCCCTGAAGATGTCAAGCCTCGAGAAATTTACAACCTCTTTCGAGAATTCGCAGGCTATGAATCTTCTCATCTCCGTAGCCAAACTTCTAGTAATTCTCAG AGAATGAACAATTGGAGAACTAAGGGTCTGAGGAGGGGAGGAGTAGCAGCTAGGGGTAATCAgaatccaccccaggctccagctgaaggagtggccatTCCAGTTAACCCCGCTGGGTTGAttgatgctgaggtgagggcatctctagCCCAAatggcacaggccatcacgATGCAGGCTCATGCTATGACTGCCCAAGTCAACCGGCAGAATGCTCGGAGGGAGATCCCACCGGTTTGCAGCATGGCTGACAGACTGCgagatttcacgaggatgaatcctcctatattcacAGGGGCTAAGACATCagaggatcctcaagagtttgtagacgaggtgcataagatcctggtggctatgggggctactgatattgagaaggttgagctggcttcctaccagctcaaggatgttgcacagacttggtgcaagatgtggcaagatagccgTGTCTTAGGTAGAGTGCCAGTCACATGGGAGCTGTTCAAGACAACAtttctggagagattcttccccagagagatgagggaggccaagcttgaggagttcatcaaccttaaacaaggctctatgacggtcagggagtattccctgaagtttgttaagctatcaaggtatgttactTTTCCTAATATTTAA
- the LOC114077144 gene encoding uncharacterized protein LOC114077144 — MGRILNFVEIIQVEDSRKRRGVRDVRRPRPQDQRSTTRRGGRPEPKRGNGGELQRPKKNCAKCGEAHSGECKQGTNACFGCGEIGHMVRNCLHNRGQVGGNAQSRPNPQSAAAPSLPRGTDSMP; from the exons ATGGGGAGAATACTGAACTTTGTTGAAAtcatccag gtagaggacagccgCAAGAGGAGAGGCGTTCGTGATGTTAGGAGGCCtaggcctcaagatcag aggagtacaacacGTAGAGGAGGCAGACCTGAACCCAAgaggggcaatggaggtgagttGCAGCGTCCTAAGAAGAACTGTGCTAAATGTGGCGAAGCTCATAGTGGAGAGTGCAaacagggcactaatgcctgcttcggttGTGGTGAGATTGGACACATGGTCAGAAACTGTCTACATAACAGAGGTCAGgttggaggtaatgctcagtcTAGGCCTAACCCACAGAGTGCAGCAGCGCcgagcctcccaagaggaacagaTTCTATGCCCTGA